Proteins encoded together in one Impatiens glandulifera chromosome 1, dImpGla2.1, whole genome shotgun sequence window:
- the LOC124919282 gene encoding casein kinase I-like isoform X2: protein MDHVIGGKFKLGRKIGSGSFGELYLAVNIQTGEEVGIKLESVKTKHPQLHYESKIYMILQGGTGVPSLKWYGVESEYNIMVIDLLGPSLEDLFNYCDRKLSLKSVLMLADQLINRVEYVHSRGFLHRDIKPDNFLMGLGRKANQVYVIDFGLAKKYRDLQTHKHIPYRENKNLTGTARYASVNTHLGIEQSRRDDLESLGFVLMYFLRGSLPWQGLRAGNKKQKYDKISEKKMMTPIQVLCKSYPTEFTSYFQYCRSLKFEDKPDYSYLKRLFRDLFIREGYQFDYIFDWTILKYPQIGASSKGRNLAGNSGLNSGPSAEKPDKALEIKDKFSGAVEALARRNPPTFGRHGDHSRHMNSEDVPSSKDVEPDSERGYSSRNGNSSKRAISSGRRAMSGETSEMRSSRLTSTTGGTSSRLTSTTANRTHIGSESKSTAFPPPRTSILKSSQDTNPLHSFELLSLKK, encoded by the exons ATGGATCATGTTATTGGAGGAAAGTTCAAGCTTGGAAGGAAAATAGGGAGTGGATCATTTGGAGAGCTTTATCTAG CTGTCAACATACAAACAGGAGAAGAAGTGGGTATTAAGCTG GAATCTGTAAAGACCAAGCACCCTCAACTCCACTATGAGTCCAAAATTTATATGATTCTCCAAGGGGGGA CTGGTGTTCCTAGCCTCAAGTGGTATGGAGTGGAAAGCGAATATAATATCATGGTTATTGATCTTCTTGGGCCGAGCTTGGAAGACCTATTCAACTATTGCGACAGGAAATTATCTTTGAAATCAGTTTTGATGCTTGCAGATCAACTA ATTAACAGAGTTGAATATGTGCATTCAAGGGGATTTCTTCATCGCGATATAAAACCTGACAACTTCTTGATGGGCTTAGGCCGCAAAGCGAATCAG GTATACGTAATTGATTTTGGCCTTGCAAAAAAGTACAGGGATCTTCAAACACATAAACATATACCATACAG GGAAAACAAGAATCTCACTGGCACTGCACGTTATGCTAGTGTTAACACTCATCTTGGTATTG AACAAAGCAGGAGGGATGACCTTGAATCTCTTGGTTTCGTGCTTATGTATTTCTTAAGAGGAAG TCTTCCTTGGCAGGGACTAAGAGCTGGCAACAAGAAGCAGAAATACGACAAGATTAGTGAAAAGAAGATGATGACACCTATACAG GTGCTATGCAAATCATACCCTACGGAGTTCACATCATACTTCCAATATTGCCGATCACTTAAATTTGAAGACAAACCAGACTATTCATATCTGAAAAGGCTTTTCCGTGATTTGTTTATTCGAGAAG GTTATCAGTTTGACTATATTTTTGATTGGACCATATTGAAATATCCCCAAATAGGTGCTAGTTCCAAAGGACGG AATCTAGCTGGGAATTCAGGTCTAAACTCAGGACCATCAGCTGAAAAACCAGACAAGGCATTAG AAATTAAAGACAAATTCTCAGGAGCTGTTGAAGCATTGGCTAGACGGAACCCTCCTACTTTTGGTCGCCATGGCGATCATTCAAGACACATGAATTCTGAGGATGTACCTTCATCCAAGGATGTG GAACCTGATTCGGAAAGAGGCTACAGTTCTCGAAATGGAAACTCATCGAAACGAGCTATCTCAAGTGGGAGACGTGCCATGTCAGGCGAAACGAGTGAAATGCGTTCGAGCAGGCTGACATCTACTACAGGGGGGACTAGCAGCCGGCTGACATCAACTACTGCAAACAGAACCCATATAGGGTCTGAGTCCAAATCAACCGCCTTCCCACCACCACGTACATCAATCTTAAAAAGCTCTCAAGACACCAACCCACTTCACAGTTTCGAGCTCCTCTCATTGAAGAAATAA
- the LOC124919282 gene encoding casein kinase I-like isoform X3 → MDHVIGGKFKLGRKIGSGSFGELYLAVNIQTGEEVGIKLESVKTKHPQLHYESKIYMILQGGTGVPSLKWYGVESEYNIMVIDLLGPSLEDLFNYCDRKLSLKSVLMLADQLINRVEYVHSRGFLHRDIKPDNFLMGLGRKANQVYVIDFGLAKKYRDLQTHKHIPYRENKNLTGTARYASVNTHLGIEQSRRDDLESLGFVLMYFLRGSLPWQGLRAGNKKQKYDKISEKKMMTPIQVLCKSYPTEFTSYFQYCRSLKFEDKPDYSYLKRLFRDLFIREGYQFDYIFDWTILKYPQIGASSKGRNLAGNSGLNSGPSAEKPDKALDKFSGAVEALARRNPPTFGRHGDHSRHMNSEDVPSSKDVEPDSERGYSSRNGNSSKRAISSGRRAMSGETSEMRSSRLTSTTGGTSSRLTSTTANRTHIGSESKSTAFPPPRTSILKSSQDTNPLHSFELLSLKK, encoded by the exons ATGGATCATGTTATTGGAGGAAAGTTCAAGCTTGGAAGGAAAATAGGGAGTGGATCATTTGGAGAGCTTTATCTAG CTGTCAACATACAAACAGGAGAAGAAGTGGGTATTAAGCTG GAATCTGTAAAGACCAAGCACCCTCAACTCCACTATGAGTCCAAAATTTATATGATTCTCCAAGGGGGGA CTGGTGTTCCTAGCCTCAAGTGGTATGGAGTGGAAAGCGAATATAATATCATGGTTATTGATCTTCTTGGGCCGAGCTTGGAAGACCTATTCAACTATTGCGACAGGAAATTATCTTTGAAATCAGTTTTGATGCTTGCAGATCAACTA ATTAACAGAGTTGAATATGTGCATTCAAGGGGATTTCTTCATCGCGATATAAAACCTGACAACTTCTTGATGGGCTTAGGCCGCAAAGCGAATCAG GTATACGTAATTGATTTTGGCCTTGCAAAAAAGTACAGGGATCTTCAAACACATAAACATATACCATACAG GGAAAACAAGAATCTCACTGGCACTGCACGTTATGCTAGTGTTAACACTCATCTTGGTATTG AACAAAGCAGGAGGGATGACCTTGAATCTCTTGGTTTCGTGCTTATGTATTTCTTAAGAGGAAG TCTTCCTTGGCAGGGACTAAGAGCTGGCAACAAGAAGCAGAAATACGACAAGATTAGTGAAAAGAAGATGATGACACCTATACAG GTGCTATGCAAATCATACCCTACGGAGTTCACATCATACTTCCAATATTGCCGATCACTTAAATTTGAAGACAAACCAGACTATTCATATCTGAAAAGGCTTTTCCGTGATTTGTTTATTCGAGAAG GTTATCAGTTTGACTATATTTTTGATTGGACCATATTGAAATATCCCCAAATAGGTGCTAGTTCCAAAGGACGG AATCTAGCTGGGAATTCAGGTCTAAACTCAGGACCATCAGCTGAAAAACCAGACAAGGCATTAG ACAAATTCTCAGGAGCTGTTGAAGCATTGGCTAGACGGAACCCTCCTACTTTTGGTCGCCATGGCGATCATTCAAGACACATGAATTCTGAGGATGTACCTTCATCCAAGGATGTG GAACCTGATTCGGAAAGAGGCTACAGTTCTCGAAATGGAAACTCATCGAAACGAGCTATCTCAAGTGGGAGACGTGCCATGTCAGGCGAAACGAGTGAAATGCGTTCGAGCAGGCTGACATCTACTACAGGGGGGACTAGCAGCCGGCTGACATCAACTACTGCAAACAGAACCCATATAGGGTCTGAGTCCAAATCAACCGCCTTCCCACCACCACGTACATCAATCTTAAAAAGCTCTCAAGACACCAACCCACTTCACAGTTTCGAGCTCCTCTCATTGAAGAAATAA
- the LOC124919282 gene encoding casein kinase I-like isoform X4 yields the protein MDHVIGGKFKLGRKIGSGSFGELYLAVNIQTGEEVGIKLESVKTKHPQLHYESKIYMILQGGTGVPSLKWYGVESEYNIMVIDLLGPSLEDLFNYCDRKLSLKSVLMLADQLINRVEYVHSRGFLHRDIKPDNFLMGLGRKANQVYVIDFGLAKKYRDLQTHKHIPYRENKNLTGTARYASVNTHLGIEQSRRDDLESLGFVLMYFLRGSLPWQGLRAGNKKQKYDKISEKKMMTPIQVLCKSYPTEFTSYFQYCRSLKFEDKPDYSYLKRLFRDLFIREGYQFDYIFDWTILKYPQIGASSKGRNLAGNSGLNSGPSAEKPDKALGAVEALARRNPPTFGRHGDHSRHMNSEDVPSSKDVEPDSERGYSSRNGNSSKRAISSGRRAMSGETSEMRSSRLTSTTGGTSSRLTSTTANRTHIGSESKSTAFPPPRTSILKSSQDTNPLHSFELLSLKK from the exons ATGGATCATGTTATTGGAGGAAAGTTCAAGCTTGGAAGGAAAATAGGGAGTGGATCATTTGGAGAGCTTTATCTAG CTGTCAACATACAAACAGGAGAAGAAGTGGGTATTAAGCTG GAATCTGTAAAGACCAAGCACCCTCAACTCCACTATGAGTCCAAAATTTATATGATTCTCCAAGGGGGGA CTGGTGTTCCTAGCCTCAAGTGGTATGGAGTGGAAAGCGAATATAATATCATGGTTATTGATCTTCTTGGGCCGAGCTTGGAAGACCTATTCAACTATTGCGACAGGAAATTATCTTTGAAATCAGTTTTGATGCTTGCAGATCAACTA ATTAACAGAGTTGAATATGTGCATTCAAGGGGATTTCTTCATCGCGATATAAAACCTGACAACTTCTTGATGGGCTTAGGCCGCAAAGCGAATCAG GTATACGTAATTGATTTTGGCCTTGCAAAAAAGTACAGGGATCTTCAAACACATAAACATATACCATACAG GGAAAACAAGAATCTCACTGGCACTGCACGTTATGCTAGTGTTAACACTCATCTTGGTATTG AACAAAGCAGGAGGGATGACCTTGAATCTCTTGGTTTCGTGCTTATGTATTTCTTAAGAGGAAG TCTTCCTTGGCAGGGACTAAGAGCTGGCAACAAGAAGCAGAAATACGACAAGATTAGTGAAAAGAAGATGATGACACCTATACAG GTGCTATGCAAATCATACCCTACGGAGTTCACATCATACTTCCAATATTGCCGATCACTTAAATTTGAAGACAAACCAGACTATTCATATCTGAAAAGGCTTTTCCGTGATTTGTTTATTCGAGAAG GTTATCAGTTTGACTATATTTTTGATTGGACCATATTGAAATATCCCCAAATAGGTGCTAGTTCCAAAGGACGG AATCTAGCTGGGAATTCAGGTCTAAACTCAGGACCATCAGCTGAAAAACCAGACAAGGCATTAG GAGCTGTTGAAGCATTGGCTAGACGGAACCCTCCTACTTTTGGTCGCCATGGCGATCATTCAAGACACATGAATTCTGAGGATGTACCTTCATCCAAGGATGTG GAACCTGATTCGGAAAGAGGCTACAGTTCTCGAAATGGAAACTCATCGAAACGAGCTATCTCAAGTGGGAGACGTGCCATGTCAGGCGAAACGAGTGAAATGCGTTCGAGCAGGCTGACATCTACTACAGGGGGGACTAGCAGCCGGCTGACATCAACTACTGCAAACAGAACCCATATAGGGTCTGAGTCCAAATCAACCGCCTTCCCACCACCACGTACATCAATCTTAAAAAGCTCTCAAGACACCAACCCACTTCACAGTTTCGAGCTCCTCTCATTGAAGAAATAA
- the LOC124919282 gene encoding casein kinase I-like isoform X1 yields the protein MDHVIGGKFKLGRKIGSGSFGELYLAVNIQTGEEVGIKLESVKTKHPQLHYESKIYMILQGGTGVPSLKWYGVESEYNIMVIDLLGPSLEDLFNYCDRKLSLKSVLMLADQLINRVEYVHSRGFLHRDIKPDNFLMGLGRKANQVYVIDFGLAKKYRDLQTHKHIPYRENKNLTGTARYASVNTHLGIEQSRRDDLESLGFVLMYFLRGSLPWQGLRAGNKKQKYDKISEKKMMTPIQVLCKSYPTEFTSYFQYCRSLKFEDKPDYSYLKRLFRDLFIREGYQFDYIFDWTILKYPQIGASSKGRNLAGNSGLNSGPSAEKPDKALGKEIKDKFSGAVEALARRNPPTFGRHGDHSRHMNSEDVPSSKDVEPDSERGYSSRNGNSSKRAISSGRRAMSGETSEMRSSRLTSTTGGTSSRLTSTTANRTHIGSESKSTAFPPPRTSILKSSQDTNPLHSFELLSLKK from the exons ATGGATCATGTTATTGGAGGAAAGTTCAAGCTTGGAAGGAAAATAGGGAGTGGATCATTTGGAGAGCTTTATCTAG CTGTCAACATACAAACAGGAGAAGAAGTGGGTATTAAGCTG GAATCTGTAAAGACCAAGCACCCTCAACTCCACTATGAGTCCAAAATTTATATGATTCTCCAAGGGGGGA CTGGTGTTCCTAGCCTCAAGTGGTATGGAGTGGAAAGCGAATATAATATCATGGTTATTGATCTTCTTGGGCCGAGCTTGGAAGACCTATTCAACTATTGCGACAGGAAATTATCTTTGAAATCAGTTTTGATGCTTGCAGATCAACTA ATTAACAGAGTTGAATATGTGCATTCAAGGGGATTTCTTCATCGCGATATAAAACCTGACAACTTCTTGATGGGCTTAGGCCGCAAAGCGAATCAG GTATACGTAATTGATTTTGGCCTTGCAAAAAAGTACAGGGATCTTCAAACACATAAACATATACCATACAG GGAAAACAAGAATCTCACTGGCACTGCACGTTATGCTAGTGTTAACACTCATCTTGGTATTG AACAAAGCAGGAGGGATGACCTTGAATCTCTTGGTTTCGTGCTTATGTATTTCTTAAGAGGAAG TCTTCCTTGGCAGGGACTAAGAGCTGGCAACAAGAAGCAGAAATACGACAAGATTAGTGAAAAGAAGATGATGACACCTATACAG GTGCTATGCAAATCATACCCTACGGAGTTCACATCATACTTCCAATATTGCCGATCACTTAAATTTGAAGACAAACCAGACTATTCATATCTGAAAAGGCTTTTCCGTGATTTGTTTATTCGAGAAG GTTATCAGTTTGACTATATTTTTGATTGGACCATATTGAAATATCCCCAAATAGGTGCTAGTTCCAAAGGACGG AATCTAGCTGGGAATTCAGGTCTAAACTCAGGACCATCAGCTGAAAAACCAGACAAGGCATTA GGGAAAGAAATTAAAGACAAATTCTCAGGAGCTGTTGAAGCATTGGCTAGACGGAACCCTCCTACTTTTGGTCGCCATGGCGATCATTCAAGACACATGAATTCTGAGGATGTACCTTCATCCAAGGATGTG GAACCTGATTCGGAAAGAGGCTACAGTTCTCGAAATGGAAACTCATCGAAACGAGCTATCTCAAGTGGGAGACGTGCCATGTCAGGCGAAACGAGTGAAATGCGTTCGAGCAGGCTGACATCTACTACAGGGGGGACTAGCAGCCGGCTGACATCAACTACTGCAAACAGAACCCATATAGGGTCTGAGTCCAAATCAACCGCCTTCCCACCACCACGTACATCAATCTTAAAAAGCTCTCAAGACACCAACCCACTTCACAGTTTCGAGCTCCTCTCATTGAAGAAATAA